One Kitasatospora sp. MAP12-44 DNA segment encodes these proteins:
- a CDS encoding alpha/beta hydrolase: MVSLAELREADFGPLDTAAAAFDTLAGDFQGHVAKMNSQVVGHIFDSGWIGTAAGAANSSLQTTSNRLDAAHTEMTAMGALLREAAESFRLAQSKVQEALQDAQTGGFTVAADGTVSWPPPAPAERHDPGYDTPQQGQAIATRLSDAVTEATTADAKIAKLLDDLAQRARTGSGLDTTQAQKDLGTVTQAGTDLLAAGFPPGNAPATQVLSWWKGLTPDEQQRLIQSHPDLIGNRDGIPSVARDQANRINLTNLINQYEHKPNPSDDDKTKLKGFLAIQGKLGQSAGKQPPAFLLGLSDQGQGRGILSYGNPDTAVNVCAYVPGLGTTLSDVGGGDADRARNVWTAAQQADPNSSVASMVWLGYDPPPGLQELGNGDVRPLAVMSTDRAEKGAASYDQFLGGLRATHDGAPAHLTALGHSYGSTTVGLAAQLPGGTGADDVILVGSPGTGADNASQLNIDPHHVWVGDAENDPVSHLPSKGEVAAAAVGGPVGDWIYNQADPNQLYFGTDPASSQFGANRFDVADGQSLSFSSHSNYMTNPTDPSQAATSASINNIGQIVAGKYGNVTREAQR, encoded by the coding sequence ATGGTCAGTCTCGCTGAACTGCGCGAAGCCGACTTCGGCCCGCTGGACACCGCCGCCGCCGCGTTCGATACTCTCGCCGGCGACTTCCAGGGCCACGTCGCCAAGATGAACTCCCAGGTGGTCGGGCACATCTTCGACAGCGGGTGGATCGGTACGGCCGCCGGGGCCGCCAACTCCTCGCTGCAGACGACCAGTAACCGCCTCGACGCCGCGCACACCGAGATGACGGCGATGGGCGCCCTGCTGCGGGAGGCGGCCGAGAGCTTCCGACTCGCCCAGTCCAAGGTCCAGGAGGCGCTGCAGGACGCGCAGACCGGTGGCTTCACCGTGGCGGCCGACGGCACGGTCTCCTGGCCCCCGCCGGCGCCGGCCGAACGCCACGATCCGGGCTACGACACCCCCCAGCAGGGCCAGGCCATCGCCACCCGCCTCAGCGACGCGGTCACCGAGGCGACCACCGCCGACGCGAAGATCGCCAAGCTGCTCGACGACCTGGCCCAGCGGGCCCGCACCGGCTCCGGCCTCGACACCACGCAGGCGCAGAAGGACCTGGGCACCGTCACCCAGGCCGGGACCGACCTGCTGGCAGCCGGCTTCCCGCCCGGCAACGCGCCGGCGACCCAGGTCCTCTCCTGGTGGAAGGGCCTGACCCCCGACGAGCAGCAGCGCCTGATCCAGAGCCACCCGGACCTGATCGGCAACCGCGACGGCATACCGTCGGTCGCCCGGGACCAGGCCAACCGGATCAACCTGACCAACCTGATCAACCAGTACGAGCACAAGCCGAACCCGTCGGACGACGACAAGACCAAGCTCAAGGGCTTCCTCGCGATCCAGGGCAAGCTGGGCCAGAGCGCCGGCAAGCAGCCGCCCGCCTTCCTGCTCGGCCTCAGCGATCAGGGCCAGGGCCGCGGCATCCTCTCCTACGGCAACCCGGACACCGCGGTGAACGTCTGCGCCTACGTCCCCGGGCTCGGCACCACGCTCTCCGACGTCGGCGGCGGGGACGCCGACCGTGCGCGCAACGTCTGGACTGCCGCGCAGCAGGCCGACCCCAACTCCTCGGTCGCCTCGATGGTCTGGCTCGGCTACGACCCGCCGCCGGGACTGCAGGAGTTGGGGAACGGGGACGTCCGGCCGCTCGCCGTGATGAGCACCGACCGGGCCGAGAAAGGCGCGGCCTCCTACGACCAGTTCCTCGGCGGCCTGCGCGCCACCCATGACGGCGCCCCCGCGCACCTCACCGCGCTCGGCCACAGCTACGGCTCCACCACGGTGGGCCTGGCGGCGCAGCTGCCGGGCGGCACCGGCGCCGACGACGTCATCCTGGTGGGCAGCCCGGGCACCGGGGCGGACAACGCCTCCCAGCTCAACATCGACCCCCACCACGTCTGGGTCGGTGACGCGGAGAACGACCCGGTGAGCCATCTCCCGTCGAAGGGCGAGGTCGCCGCCGCCGCAGTCGGCGGACCTGTCGGCGACTGGATCTACAATCAGGCGGACCCGAACCAGTTGTACTTCGGCACCGACCCGGCCAGCTCGCAGTTCGGCGCGAACCGGTTCGACGTCGCGGACGGGCAGTCGCTGTCCTTCTCCTCGCACTCCAACTACATGACCAACCCGACGGACCCGAGCCAGGCCGCGACCAGCGCTTCGATCAACAACATCGGCCAGATCGTCGCCGGCAAGTACGGCAACGTCACCAGGGAGGCGCAGCGATGA
- a CDS encoding LamG-like jellyroll fold domain-containing protein — translation MTALAEGGWRDVIIVKTAAAAANPALKTLHFPISTTGLTAASDSAGNVTFKDASGAVRLHAPTPLQWDSTLPAPAAAGVANPSGARSLFTARAAKADASASAVDTGASTADAPGDNANVATIAAVATSSSIDLTPDQNTLGKGTGPWYLDPTISADSASQASVQVQENYPDTKNYNALSTLGTGYCGYSDCTGYGRYRAYYQIGINPAIYTTPGGAPKPPTIYSATLATQVTDASSPTTPTPMGLYWTGPIDGNTTWNNQPCSAGSTMGGCNKIGDNPITGTGPLNYDVTSQMQQAAQGHWANWTIGLAPDDENNKLYRHHFANNPDITTNYDITPSIWAPRTTPTPGNASSSTSNACPTNGTTDGTNVAWVGSNQNITLTVNNWSPAGMNLHTIFRMWDDKGWSWSGDSGWAGSYNNNGVSVNVGSLTDGRTYDWRADAYDADPPSGGLGSTDSTDCYFHVDKTPPVVAISSTQFPPSGTPNPNPTVFAGQSGTFTLTGNDPAPAGGAASGVACYRVSNDPTPVTGWKCSDGAAAGIVPAARPTFTYTPGNWGTNLLYAQAQDNAGNYSQPAAYSFYAPWNPKSSAVFGDVTGDGKPDIVLPDAAGNLKLIGTTTDPINALSARATLSPNGKSWSGVQISHRGSLTPGISVDDLIAHLPGGPDVYQFLNTGNGNFTAPTVVGPPPNSCQDATGALLSGGCPSALADWSAATQVIAIGTPEGENNTPTSITRTSLVAVINKQLWLFHSAPKTDLSDYFDGTARQLSSADWSNYDLINPGPANGGNQPTLWARNRTDGTIHAYRITGGATPNYSDLADPAANGVTIPGINLSAAAYPTVGSSGDLNGDGIPDLWATSPTNQLTIWTGTADATGKVTGFNNPTNPTNLVKLPTPVGRWALTGADATGTKTADSLGQDSTSTLGTHPGALTNVTFAADNPTGAAPTTVASFTGNGEIDATNSTLDTSSSFSIDVWVKPSALGGVVASSDGTNASGFILWPEASDSTWRFALSTADDNTWPYDQTTDAMNSNAHVQLNTWTHLTASFNADSHQTSLYVNGVLAASGHHTTNSGIKGPIVMGRYKYQGKPTPGPNYSGSMSNLAVYPTATNPSTPAANRILSAQLGNKCIDNNSAVSNPGNVVQLWDCVAGAPSEQWTVNPNGTVNTVGGCLDNTNNVLTDGNLVQWNTCTGGASEQWIPRADGSLYNPASGRCLDDPFGNIANGTRLQIFDCNGGLNQRWIIAPAN, via the coding sequence GTGACGGCACTGGCCGAGGGGGGCTGGCGCGACGTCATCATCGTCAAAACCGCGGCAGCAGCGGCCAATCCGGCCCTGAAGACGCTGCACTTCCCGATCTCCACCACCGGCCTGACCGCCGCCTCGGACAGCGCCGGGAACGTCACCTTCAAGGACGCCTCCGGCGCGGTGCGCCTGCACGCGCCGACCCCGTTGCAGTGGGACTCCACCCTCCCGGCCCCCGCCGCAGCGGGCGTCGCCAACCCGAGTGGCGCGCGCTCGCTGTTCACCGCCAGGGCCGCCAAGGCCGATGCCTCCGCCAGCGCGGTCGACACCGGCGCGTCCACCGCCGACGCACCCGGTGACAACGCGAACGTGGCCACCATCGCCGCCGTCGCGACGTCGAGCAGCATCGACCTGACGCCCGATCAGAACACCCTGGGCAAGGGCACTGGACCCTGGTACCTGGACCCCACCATCAGCGCCGACAGTGCCTCCCAGGCCTCCGTCCAGGTCCAGGAGAACTACCCCGACACCAAGAACTACAACGCGCTCAGCACCCTGGGAACGGGCTACTGCGGCTACAGCGACTGCACCGGCTACGGCCGCTACCGCGCCTACTACCAGATCGGCATCAACCCCGCGATCTACACCACGCCCGGCGGCGCTCCCAAGCCGCCGACCATCTACAGCGCCACCCTCGCCACCCAGGTCACCGACGCCTCAAGCCCCACCACCCCGACCCCGATGGGCCTGTACTGGACCGGTCCGATCGACGGCAACACCACCTGGAACAACCAACCCTGCAGCGCCGGCAGCACCATGGGCGGCTGCAACAAGATCGGCGACAACCCGATCACCGGAACCGGCCCGCTCAACTACGACGTCACCAGCCAGATGCAGCAAGCCGCCCAAGGCCACTGGGCGAACTGGACCATCGGCCTGGCCCCGGACGACGAGAACAACAAGCTCTACCGCCACCACTTCGCCAACAACCCGGACATCACCACCAACTACGACATCACCCCCAGCATCTGGGCTCCGCGCACCACCCCGACACCTGGGAACGCCAGCAGCAGCACCAGCAACGCCTGCCCCACCAACGGCACGACCGACGGCACCAACGTGGCCTGGGTCGGCAGCAACCAGAACATCACGCTGACCGTCAACAACTGGTCGCCCGCAGGGATGAACCTGCACACCATCTTCCGCATGTGGGACGACAAGGGATGGAGCTGGAGCGGTGACAGCGGCTGGGCCGGCAGCTACAACAACAACGGCGTCAGCGTCAACGTCGGCTCCCTGACCGACGGCCGCACCTACGACTGGCGTGCTGACGCCTACGACGCTGACCCCCCGAGCGGCGGCCTGGGATCCACCGACTCGACCGACTGCTACTTCCACGTCGACAAGACCCCGCCCGTCGTCGCGATCAGCTCGACCCAGTTCCCGCCCTCCGGGACGCCGAACCCCAACCCCACCGTCTTCGCGGGCCAGAGCGGCACCTTCACCCTCACCGGCAACGACCCCGCCCCCGCCGGCGGTGCCGCTTCCGGCGTTGCCTGCTACCGCGTGAGCAACGACCCCACCCCCGTCACCGGTTGGAAGTGCTCGGACGGCGCCGCCGCCGGCATCGTCCCTGCTGCCAGACCCACCTTCACCTACACACCCGGCAACTGGGGCACCAACCTGCTCTACGCCCAGGCCCAGGACAACGCCGGCAACTACAGCCAGCCCGCCGCGTACTCCTTCTACGCGCCCTGGAACCCCAAGTCCTCCGCCGTCTTCGGCGACGTGACCGGCGACGGCAAGCCCGACATCGTCCTCCCAGACGCAGCCGGCAACCTCAAACTCATCGGTACCACCACCGACCCCATCAACGCCCTCAGCGCGCGTGCCACCCTCTCGCCCAACGGTAAGAGCTGGAGCGGTGTCCAGATCAGTCACCGCGGCTCCCTCACACCGGGTATTTCCGTGGATGACCTGATCGCCCACCTGCCGGGTGGCCCTGACGTCTACCAGTTCCTTAACACCGGCAACGGCAACTTCACCGCTCCTACCGTGGTCGGACCGCCACCCAACAGCTGCCAAGACGCCACCGGCGCACTGCTGTCGGGAGGGTGCCCATCCGCACTCGCCGATTGGTCGGCGGCGACGCAGGTCATCGCCATTGGCACCCCCGAAGGTGAGAACAACACCCCCACCTCCATCACCCGCACCTCGCTCGTAGCCGTCATCAACAAACAGCTCTGGCTGTTCCACTCCGCCCCGAAGACCGACCTGTCCGACTACTTCGATGGCACCGCGCGCCAGCTCTCCAGCGCCGACTGGAGCAACTACGACCTGATCAACCCCGGCCCCGCCAACGGCGGCAACCAGCCCACCCTGTGGGCCCGCAACCGCACCGACGGCACCATTCACGCCTACCGGATCACGGGCGGAGCCACCCCCAACTACAGCGACCTCGCTGACCCCGCCGCCAACGGCGTCACCATCCCGGGCATCAACCTCTCCGCCGCCGCCTACCCCACCGTCGGCTCCTCCGGCGACCTCAACGGCGACGGCATCCCCGACCTCTGGGCCACCAGCCCCACCAACCAGCTCACCATCTGGACAGGCACCGCTGACGCCACCGGCAAGGTGACCGGTTTCAACAACCCGACCAACCCCACCAACCTCGTCAAGTTGCCTACCCCCGTGGGCCGATGGGCGCTCACCGGCGCGGACGCAACCGGTACCAAGACCGCCGACAGTCTCGGCCAGGACAGCACCAGCACCCTTGGCACTCACCCGGGCGCGCTGACCAACGTCACCTTCGCCGCGGACAATCCCACCGGTGCCGCTCCCACCACGGTCGCCTCCTTCACCGGCAACGGTGAGATTGATGCCACCAACAGCACCCTGGACACCAGCAGTTCCTTCAGCATCGACGTGTGGGTCAAACCCAGCGCACTGGGCGGAGTCGTCGCCAGCTCCGATGGCACCAACGCCAGCGGGTTCATCCTCTGGCCCGAGGCCAGCGACAGCACCTGGCGCTTCGCCCTCAGCACGGCGGACGACAACACCTGGCCCTACGACCAGACCACCGACGCCATGAACAGCAACGCCCACGTCCAACTCAACACATGGACGCACCTCACCGCCAGCTTCAACGCCGACAGCCACCAGACCAGCCTCTACGTCAACGGCGTCCTCGCCGCCAGCGGCCACCACACCACCAACTCCGGCATCAAGGGCCCCATCGTCATGGGCCGCTACAAGTACCAGGGCAAGCCCACCCCCGGCCCCAACTACAGCGGCAGCATGAGCAACCTTGCCGTCTACCCGACCGCCACCAACCCGAGCACCCCCGCTGCCAACCGCATCCTCTCGGCGCAGCTCGGCAACAAGTGCATCGACAACAACAGCGCAGTCTCCAACCCCGGCAACGTCGTCCAGCTCTGGGACTGCGTGGCGGGAGCGCCCTCGGAGCAGTGGACCGTCAACCCGAACGGCACGGTCAACACCGTCGGCGGCTGCCTCGACAACACCAACAACGTCCTGACGGACGGCAACCTCGTCCAATGGAACACCTGCACCGGGGGCGCCAGCGAGCAGTGGATTCCGCGCGCAGACGGGAGCCTTTACAACCCCGCCTCCGGCCGATGCCTCGACGACCCGTTCGGCAACATCGCCAACGGGACCCGGCTCCAGATCTTCGACTGCAACGGCGGCCTGAACCAGCGCTGGATCATCGCGCCGGCCAACTGA
- a CDS encoding NPCBM/NEW2 domain-containing protein translates to MHQQLDSAVGPVPSDSELVRRIRAGAAEAAEDALREFHQRHYAAVLAYARTCCGSAQAAAELTTEAIDDVLRAEPSGAAADADADGVWRGRLLEAVRRTATAWHRTSRSTELREDFPSWLAGPHPGDAEPEHSLGVVGLGPSAGASAEPGAARASRLSPSRIVLLAVAVTVLAGVALSVVPLHGSPHHDVVSDISPTGPGLVPLPVAPTADQSPAPSPTGSASGTPTAGPATPSAPLAATTVAATAATATSIQPTSASSPSPSLSSSPSSSPSATATTHTTALSTRTWTSSQNGWGPVQVNRSTDGHALTIHGTVYDQGLGAHAPSEVDYNLGGTCTTLSVDVGIDDEVGANGSVVFQIYRDGTEVADSGLMLVGQPAKHLTADLTGAAQLRLVVTDGGNGNNSDHSDWGGPLITCN, encoded by the coding sequence ATGCACCAACAACTCGACTCAGCCGTTGGGCCGGTCCCGTCCGACTCCGAACTGGTCCGGCGAATCCGCGCGGGCGCCGCTGAGGCGGCCGAGGACGCCCTCCGGGAGTTCCACCAGCGGCACTACGCCGCCGTGCTGGCCTACGCCCGCACCTGCTGCGGTTCCGCGCAGGCCGCAGCGGAGCTGACGACGGAAGCCATCGACGACGTGCTGCGCGCCGAACCCTCGGGTGCGGCTGCCGATGCGGATGCCGACGGGGTCTGGCGGGGCCGTCTGCTGGAGGCCGTCCGCCGTACCGCCACCGCTTGGCACCGGACGTCCCGCAGCACCGAGTTGCGCGAAGACTTCCCGTCCTGGCTGGCCGGCCCGCACCCCGGGGACGCGGAGCCCGAGCATTCCCTCGGCGTTGTGGGGCTGGGGCCGTCCGCCGGAGCGTCCGCCGAGCCGGGCGCGGCGCGGGCCTCCCGGCTGTCGCCGTCCCGGATCGTCCTGCTGGCCGTGGCGGTGACCGTGCTGGCCGGGGTCGCCCTGTCCGTCGTGCCCCTGCACGGCTCGCCGCACCACGACGTCGTCTCCGACATCTCGCCCACCGGCCCCGGCCTTGTCCCGCTCCCCGTGGCGCCCACCGCCGATCAGTCGCCGGCGCCCTCTCCTACCGGTTCGGCGTCGGGTACACCCACCGCCGGCCCCGCCACGCCGTCGGCACCACTGGCCGCCACCACGGTTGCCGCTACCGCCGCTACCGCAACGTCGATACAGCCGACTTCCGCGTCCTCGCCCTCACCGTCGCTGTCGTCCTCGCCCTCGTCCTCGCCCTCCGCGACTGCGACCACCCACACCACCGCACTGAGCACCCGGACCTGGACGTCCAGTCAGAACGGCTGGGGCCCGGTGCAGGTGAACCGCAGCACCGACGGGCACGCCCTCACCATCCACGGCACCGTCTACGACCAAGGGCTCGGCGCCCACGCCCCCAGCGAGGTCGACTACAACCTCGGCGGTACCTGCACCACCCTCAGCGTGGACGTGGGCATCGACGACGAGGTGGGCGCGAACGGCTCGGTCGTCTTCCAGATCTACCGGGACGGCACGGAGGTCGCCGACAGCGGGCTGATGCTCGTCGGCCAACCAGCGAAGCACCTCACCGCGGACCTCACCGGCGCTGCGCAGCTGCGCCTCGTGGTCACCGACGGCGGCAACGGCAACAACTCCGACCACTCCGACTGGGGCGGACCGCTCATCACCTGCAACTGA
- a CDS encoding type VII secretion target, translating to MGSASVGGGGGSPLGSTSLFQVNPADLDAAAKVAHDTGAAMPNELKTIQQPSDNAVAGLLGWQTAGSLSACTTAWEACLNALASEVDGVGDKLAKTAANYRNGDGNTADTLAVPGSGRFPLLVN from the coding sequence ATGGGAAGCGCAAGTGTGGGTGGGGGAGGCGGCAGCCCGTTGGGCTCGACCTCGCTCTTCCAGGTGAATCCGGCTGACCTGGACGCGGCCGCGAAGGTCGCCCACGACACCGGTGCGGCCATGCCCAACGAGTTGAAGACCATTCAGCAGCCGTCCGACAACGCCGTCGCCGGCCTGCTCGGCTGGCAGACCGCCGGGTCGCTGAGCGCCTGCACCACGGCCTGGGAGGCCTGCCTGAACGCGCTGGCCTCGGAAGTCGACGGAGTGGGCGACAAGCTGGCCAAGACGGCGGCCAACTACCGCAACGGCGACGGCAACACCGCGGACACCCTGGCGGTCCCGGGTTCCGGCCGATTCCCCCTGCTGGTCAACTGA
- a CDS encoding branched-chain amino acid aminotransferase, with the protein MSADFPLHRTTNPLPEAERAEILAAPGFGRHFTDHMASAKWTRDAGWQDRKVGPLEPFSLHPSAAVLHYAQEIFEGLKAYRHADGSVWLFRPEANARRFARSARRLALPELPEEEFLASVRELVRADEPWVPVPTGEESLYLRPFMFGSEAFLGVRPAAQVVYSVIASPAGPYFPSGVTGVTLWVSSRFTRAAEGGTGAAKCGGNYAAGLAAQIEAQEHGCDQVMYLDSAGRGDLEESGTMNLCLVTSDGRLVTPALGTILEGVTRDTILALAADHGLTPVERSVNLDELRSGAADGSITEVFAAGTAAVVTPIVGFKGDGYEFAVGTGMPGKQTLALREHVLDIQYGRREDTHGWMRRVI; encoded by the coding sequence ATGAGCGCTGACTTTCCCCTACACCGAACGACGAATCCGCTGCCCGAGGCCGAGCGAGCGGAGATTCTCGCCGCGCCCGGGTTCGGCCGCCACTTCACCGACCACATGGCCTCGGCGAAGTGGACGCGAGACGCCGGCTGGCAGGACCGCAAGGTCGGGCCGCTGGAACCGTTCTCGCTGCACCCCAGTGCCGCGGTGCTGCACTACGCGCAGGAGATCTTCGAGGGGTTGAAGGCGTATCGCCACGCCGACGGCAGCGTCTGGTTGTTCCGTCCGGAGGCCAACGCCCGGCGCTTCGCCCGCTCGGCGCGGCGGCTGGCGTTGCCGGAGTTGCCCGAGGAGGAATTCCTCGCCAGCGTACGGGAGTTGGTCCGGGCCGATGAGCCGTGGGTTCCGGTGCCGACGGGGGAGGAGAGCCTGTACCTGCGGCCGTTCATGTTCGGCTCCGAGGCGTTCCTCGGTGTGCGGCCCGCCGCGCAGGTGGTCTACTCGGTGATCGCCAGCCCCGCGGGCCCGTACTTTCCGTCCGGCGTCACCGGGGTCACGCTCTGGGTGAGCAGCCGGTTCACGCGTGCCGCCGAGGGCGGTACCGGCGCGGCCAAGTGCGGCGGGAACTACGCCGCGGGCCTGGCCGCGCAGATCGAGGCCCAGGAGCACGGCTGCGACCAGGTGATGTACCTGGACAGCGCGGGCCGGGGCGACCTGGAGGAGTCCGGCACGATGAACCTGTGCCTGGTCACCTCGGACGGCCGGCTCGTGACGCCCGCGCTCGGCACCATCCTGGAGGGCGTCACCCGCGACACCATCCTCGCTCTGGCCGCCGACCACGGTCTGACCCCGGTGGAGCGGTCCGTCAATCTCGATGAACTGCGTTCCGGTGCGGCCGACGGGAGCATCACCGAGGTGTTCGCCGCGGGCACGGCCGCGGTGGTCACGCCCATCGTCGGATTCAAGGGCGACGGCTACGAGTTCGCCGTCGGCACGGGGATGCCAGGCAAGCAGACGCTGGCGCTGCGCGAGCACGTTCTGGACATCCAGTACGGCCGCCGCGAGGACACGCACGGCTGGATGCGACGGGTGATCTGA